GACGCAATGCATCTCGGTCCTTAGGATCCACCTTAATTTGGAGAAAGGCCTTCTGTATGTCACCTGTGATACACAGAAAGTTGAGACGGTTCCGCAGAAGGATGTCAAAGATCATCGGCTGAAGAGAGGGACCAACTTCTAAACAGTCATTCGGTGATGGTACTTGAGAGTGTGACTTTGCTGAGCAATCATATACTATCCTCATTTTTGTAGATTCTGCCTGGTCACGAATGACAGGTTGGTGGGGGATATAATGAATGACCTCCCCCGTGGGAACTTCTGGTACTAGTTCCAAGATCCCCTGTTCTAGTTGCTGCTCCATGACTTCATGGTACTCCTCGAGCCTCTGCATTCTCTCCAGTTTTCTTGTTGTGCTTCTCAGTCTTCCCATAGAAAGTTCCTTGTTTGTAGGTAAAGAAGCATGGTCTATTTTCCATGGTAACCTTGTTAAATAGGTTCCATCTTCTAATCGCTGCAACTGATCCACAAAATCTGCATGGAATAGTTCCTGTGTGTTCACCACATCTGCTAATCCAAATACTTCCTGAGAACACATTTGCACAAATTCATCTTGACCAGAGTTCAAGAAGAAGCCTTTCTCTTCTCCAGTGTTTGGCAAAATAGATCTTCCAGCGATCACCCAGCCTAACATAGTAAACTCGGCCCCTGGATCGGTGTCTGGGTTTGATCCAAGAACTGCAGGCTCAGTCGATTTTATCCTTTGAATGTCAGCAGCTCCTAGGAttacatgtaccggtaatttCTCTGCTGTTGCTGCCTCTTCGCTGAAAACTAGCCTCCTGATGCGGCTATTCTTCAGTTTCAACTCTGGGATTCTCGGATTTGGAAGGTTGGTCAAAACGGGCTTCTCTGCATTTATACATTGCAACTCCATTTCAAAGTCATCAATGGCATCTGATTTCAAGTGAACGTTGTAAATCTCAACTTGTTTGTCCACTGTCCCATACATTTGCTCGATGACTCTCCTCTCAATTCGGTAGGGCTTAATGTTTAGTTCAGTTAGCAGGTTCGCACTAATGTAAGAGCTACTAGCCCCGCTGTCAAGCATGATCCGTGCCCGTACTCCATTAACTTTGGCTACCACAGTtgaatgcagtgttgtttggcaaTCATTTGCACCATAAAACCTGTCAGAAGGGCCCAGTGAGGTAGAGGCAGTGTTACCTGGAAGTGTTGTATTGAGTCGATCACAGATGTGTGATGTCTGCTGTTGCACTTTCCACATCCTCGAGATCTGCACTGGGCGGCTGCATGTCCCGACCTTGCGCAATTAAAGCACAGCCTGTTGCTCTTCAGAAACTCTCTTCTGCTTGCTACATCCAGAACTTTTGTACACTCTGAACTGCGATGA
The Montipora capricornis isolate CH-2021 chromosome 10, ASM3666992v2, whole genome shotgun sequence genome window above contains:
- the LOC138020288 gene encoding uncharacterized protein: MLDSGASSSYISANLLTELNIKPYRIERRVIEQMYGTVDKQVEIYNVHLKSDAIDDFEMELQCINAEKPVLTNLPNPRIPELKLKNSRIRRLVFSEEAATAEKLPVHVILGAADIQRIKSTEPAVLGSNPDTDPGAEFTMLGWVIAGRSILPNTGEEKGFFLNSGQDEFVQMCSQEVFGLADVVNTQELFHADFVDQLQRLEDGTYLTRLPWKIDHASLPTNKELSMGRLRSTTRKLERMQRLEEYHEVMEQQLEQGILELVPEVPTGEVIHYIPHQPVIRDQAESTKMRIVYDCSAKSHSQVPSPNDCLEVGPSLQPMIFDILLRNRLNFLCITGDIQKAFLQIKVDPKDRDALRLLWYENLDSRTVLQYRFTRVIFGSGPSPYILGATLQKHVSQYAERYPTTTDELLKNTYVDDVQPGGRQKEELLKFKEEAIKIMEEGGFQLHKWHSNIPEVEAPLSASGNALASTVSPAYAKILGVPWNKTEDRLEIGFMKPLKEANDNKLTKRKMLSAINGIFDLLGISAPVVITGKVLYSQACLRKLTWDEEVPDDIQRPWNKWLKGMAERPWLRIPRSVVNNDVTRIVLHGFADASKVAVSVAVYTLAFHVTSPVQQNLLVAKSRIAPRDLSIPRLELIAAHMLSRLMNHVKEVLKDQPIDDYHCWVDSTTVLYWIKGQGTWSQFVRNRTKTIQEKGYIQWHHVPTDDNPSD